The window CGACACAGAGGTTGCGATGCCCCGCTGCAAGCAGCTTTGTGATCTCATACTGTGCGCCGTTCGTATCCTGATACTCATCAACGAGGATGTATTGAAATTTCTTTTGGTATTTCTCGCAGATTTCCTCGTTCTTTTTCAACAATTCCACGGTCAGCATGAGGAGATCATCAAAATCCAAGGCATTATTTGCACGCAGTTTCGACTGGTAGAGCTCATAGATCTTTGCCACCTGCTCCGCAAAGAAGTCTGTCGCCTGTGCCGCAAATGCCTGAACATCAAGGAGACGATTTTTTGCGTCCGAAATATGCGACTGTACCGCTCCCGGCGCCGTATGTTTCTCGTCGATATTCAGTTCCTTCAGACACTCACGGATCAGATTTTTGCTGTCCGAAGCATCATAAATCACAAAATTCTTCGCATACGTTCCCAAATGCTCGATTTCCATGCGGAGAAAACGGGCACAGAAGGAGTGAAACGTACTGAGCCATACATCGTGTGCGGATTCACCGATCAGGGTATCGACACGATCGCGCATTTCGCGTGCGGCTTTATTGGTAAATGTTATAGCAAGAATGCGGTACGGTGGAACACCATGCTCCAAGAGGTTTGCAATGCGGAAGGTCAGTACGCGTGTCTTGCCGGAGCCCGCACCCGCCACGATGAGGAGAGGTCCCTCAAGGCAGGCTACGGCTCTCTGCTGCGGCTCGTTCAGCCCCTGAAACAAATCCATGAAAACTCCTTCCAATGAAGAAAGGCGGGGCCGCCGCTATGGCAAACTCCGCCCCTGCCGTTATTATATCGGATGCACCTTACGTCTTGATGCGTTTGACCGCCTCCGAGAGCGGCGGGATGATCTGCTTTTTACGTGACATGACACCGGGCAGATAGAGATGCGTCCCGCTCGTATCCTTGCGGAACGCCTCGCCAATGAGTGTACGTGGCGAACCCGTGAAGAGCAGATAGGTCGCCTCTTCAAGGATGTCCGTAATCATGACAAGGCTCAGATCAAATCCTTCGGTGTCACAAATGGTCTTCATCGCGGCAAGCAGCTCGTCCTCCTTCGCCATGATCTCCTTCGTATCCATGACAGAGGTTTGACTCACGATAACGCGATATGCACCGATCGTAAACTCCTTGAGATCGTTGCGGACAATCTCCATCGGCGACATATTGCCGATGCTTGAGCCTGCCTTGAGCATCTCAAGACCATAGGCATTGAGATCGACATTTGCAATATCCGCAAGGCGTTCGGCCGCCTTCTTATCCTTCGGCGTACAGGTCGGTGACTTGAAGAGCACGGTATCCGAGATGATCGCAGAGAGCAGAAGCCCCGCAATCGACGGAGGAATGTCGATGTCGTTCTGCCAATGCATATTGGAAACAATGGTCGCGGTGCACCCGACCGGCTCAGCGTGGGTGTAAATCGGCTCGCTCGTGCTGATGCCACCGAAGCGATGGTGATCGATGATCTCGATGATCTTCGCTTCTTCGATGCCCTCGACCGCTTGATTGCGCTCGTTGTGATCCACGAGAATGACCTGCGCCGGCTCCGATACGACGAGTCGGTCACGGCTTACGAGACCGACGATGCGCCCGTTTTCAAGGACAGGGTAGTTGCGGAAATTGGTCTCCTCCATCGTGCCTTTAATGTCTGAGAGGAGATCGAGCGGCTTGAAGCAGACAGGATTGTCGTGCATAATCCGCCGAACTGGCACACACTGATTGATGAGGCGCGCCACCGTATAGGTATCATAGGGCGTTGAGAGGACAAAAATACCGCGCGTTTCCGCTGCCTCCAACGCCTCGGCGGGGACGCGGCCGTCGCCTGTCACAATCAGACAGGCAATCCCCTGATGAATACAGGCAAGGATTGTCTCCGTACGACGGTCACCAACAAGGACAATGTCATTTTCCTTGATGAGCTTGTGAATCGTCTCCACGCTGCCGGCGGCAATACGGATCTGCCCCTTGATCGTTTCGCTCTCTTCCCCTGCGACGAGGACATTGCTGTCCGTTGCGCGAATAATGTCACGATAGCGTACGCGCATATCCGAGAGATTCGTCATGCCAAGCTCCTGGAAATAGCGCTTTGCCAGATCACTGACCGAAACAATCCCGACAAGGATCCCCTTGCTGTCCGTCACGGGAATCGACCGCAAATCATTTTCACGCAGCACCTCGCCCAAGTTGCGCAGCGTGTCATGCTGACGGACGACAATTTTGCAGTCCATCGCGATGTCCTTGACGCGCGGATAGAGATCGGGAATGAGGAGCGGCTGTTCCACATGGAAATACTCCAAGGCAAACTTCGTTTCCTTATTCACCTTTCCGGCGCGTGCCGCAACCGCATTGACCCCCATCGCCTGTTTCAGATGCGCATATCCGACTGCTGAGCAGATGGAGTCTGTATCCGGATTGCGATGCCCAATGACATAGATCGGTTTTGCAACGTTCAAGATGATACCTCCCTATCGCGGCTTCATCACGCCGCACATTTTGAAATCCATTATACCATACTCGTGGACATGATTCAATTTTTGCAAAAATAAATCAAAGGGCTGTTGCACGAGGACAAAACAGTCTTCGTACAACAGCCCTTTGACAGGACAAAAATCTATAACAATTTGACGAACTTCATTTGATCGGCGATTCCTTAACCATAACACGCTCGAACAGCGTTCTTTTCTTCAGCAGCTCTTCAATCTGTTCAAGATGCTTGCGGATTTCCTTCTCCACTTCGTCGGCTGCGCATACATCGGAAGATGTGTTTTCCTCCTCAGCAGCGTTCTGTTCTCGTTTGACTGCTTCTGAAATGGTGCCAACCGCTTCTACCACGATACCCACCATGACATTCAGCAGCGTAATGGACGTAAGAAGGATAAACACCAAAAAGTATACCCATGAATACGGATGCATTTCCATGATCGGTCTCGCCACAGCTGTCGCCCATGACTCAAAGGTCATCACCTGGAACAGGGTGAAAATAGATCCTCCGATATTCCCGAACAGTTCCGGGAACGTCTCTCCATACAATGTACTGCCGAAAACACCAAAAATATAAAATATAATAAAGAGCAGAAGCAACGCCCAAGACATACTTGGAATTGCTTTTAACATGGATGATACCAGTATCTGCAGCTCCGGAAATTCAGCCAACGCCTTGAGCAGCCGAAATATACGAAAGGCTCGAATGACCGAAATATTGGAGGAAATAAAGATGATGGAACTGAGGACAATGACAAAATCAAAAATATTCCAGTTTTCTGACCAAAAGTTACGCCGATAAACTAGTAACTTGGCAATCAATTCTATGGTAAAAATCACCAAACAGGCCTTATCTACCGCTTCCAGAAAAAAAACTTGTTCGGCAGACAGCGTCCGATCCGTCAATATCCCTAATACTGCTGCATTCAGAATAATAACGGCGGTGATAATTTTCTGTGTATGCTTCCAATGAAGAGCTCTTTGCAGTACATCCATAATAAACTCCATTCCGCCGCTGTCGCCGGCGGCACAAACAGAAAATAACAAAGGTGCGACATCCCTTGTTCGTTGTCATTTACGTTGGAAAGCAATCGCTTGTTCATGGTGTTGTCCTTCGATGCTGAAGCCGCATACCATGGCAAAGCGGTAGATGCCGCGTAAACGGCAGGGACAGAACGTCACTGCATTGTACCCGCGTTTTGTCCGTATACGCGCCTTTGACGGTATCGCGTTCGGTGTCCCACCTCGCCATTGGCAAAATCACCAAGCGTATAACGTTCCCTTCGTGCGCTTCTGCGTAACGTTTGCATTCCCATCGTAAATTTTTCTCTTCATAATAACAATTTTATTGGTTCTTAACAATAAAATTGCAAAAAGTGATGAGATCATACACGAAAGTGATGTGTTTCAGAGAAATGCAATATCCAACCGGATTTTCCATTCCTTCCGCCTATTACATCAAATCCCCCTCAATCTTCGTATTTTGATTGAAAATTTACGTACAGAAAACCGCCCATTGAGATCCATGAGCGGTTGTTGAAAGTCCGTATTTATCTGTACGAATTACTTTTCGAGTGCGACGACCTCATACGGGCGCAGATCCACCGCAAGTCCATCGTAGTTGCCGATGAGCTTCGACCACCCCTCATCCGTGAGTGCCGCGAGGCTGTCCTCCATCAGCGGGACGTTCGCCGCGCGGAAGTTGCAGTAGACGCGGAGCTTCCGCCCCGCATACGCACGCTCGTAGGCGACGACGCTCGCATTCTCGCGCTCAAGGAAAAAGATGTCTCCCTTCTGGATGATGGGCTGCTCCTTGCGCAGACGAATCAATTTTTGATAGAAACGGAACACGGAGTCTGCATCCACAAGCTCCGCCTCGGTGTTGATCGTGTTGAAATTCGCAGGCGGCGTGAGCCACGGCGTACCGCTTGTAAAGCCTGCATTCGCAGCCGCACTCCACTGCATCGGGGTGCGGCTGTTGTCGCGTGAGCGCACGGAGAGAATATGCAGTGCCTCCTCTTTGCTCTTGCCCTCATTGAGCAAAATTTTGTAGTAGTTCAGGCTTTCAACGTCCTTGTACTGCGCGATGTCTGTGTACTGTGCGTTCGTCATGCCGAGTTCTTCGCCCTGATAGATGTACGGCGTGCCGCGCATGAGGTGAATACACGCGCCGAGCATTTTCGCGGACTCCTTCGGATAGCGTTCGTCGTCCCCGAAACGGCTGACAACGCGCGGCTGATCGTGGTTGCACCAGAACACGGCGTTCCAACCGCCGCCCGCCGCCATCCCCTCCTGCCATACGGCAAAGAGTTTCTTGAGCGCCATGATGTCCGGCTTCTGCAGTGCCCACTTCACGCCTCCCTTGTAATCAATCTTCAGGTGGTGGAAACTGAACGCCATGGACAGTTCTTTCTCGGCGGGGTTGGAGTAGCGAATGCAGTTCTCCAAGGATGTGGAGGACATCTCGCCGACGGTCATCATCGTGTCGATG of the Selenomonas dianae genome contains:
- the treC gene encoding alpha,alpha-phosphotrehalase, which produces MNIQNKVVYQIYPKSFYDTNGDGLGDLPGITAKLDYLKELGVDLLWLTPFFVSPQNDNGYDVADYCAVDPRFGTMEDVDTLIRTAKTHGIGLMFDMVFNHTSTEHAWFKRALAGDPDYMDYYIWRDGTPDAPPTNWESKFGGNAWEYVPALGKYYLHLFDVTQADLNWKNPRVREELKNVIRFWKAKGVEGFRFDVVNLISKPEFFEDDHEGDGRRFYTDGRHVHEFLKELTRDTGIDTMMTVGEMSSTSLENCIRYSNPAEKELSMAFSFHHLKIDYKGGVKWALQKPDIMALKKLFAVWQEGMAAGGGWNAVFWCNHDQPRVVSRFGDDERYPKESAKMLGACIHLMRGTPYIYQGEELGMTNAQYTDIAQYKDVESLNYYKILLNEGKSKEEALHILSVRSRDNSRTPMQWSAAANAGFTSGTPWLTPPANFNTINTEAELVDADSVFRFYQKLIRLRKEQPIIQKGDIFFLERENASVVAYERAYAGRKLRVYCNFRAANVPLMEDSLAALTDEGWSKLIGNYDGLAVDLRPYEVVALEK
- a CDS encoding ion transporter yields the protein MLFSVCAAGDSGGMEFIMDVLQRALHWKHTQKIITAVIILNAAVLGILTDRTLSAEQVFFLEAVDKACLVIFTIELIAKLLVYRRNFWSENWNIFDFVIVLSSIIFISSNISVIRAFRIFRLLKALAEFPELQILVSSMLKAIPSMSWALLLLFIIFYIFGVFGSTLYGETFPELFGNIGGSIFTLFQVMTFESWATAVARPIMEMHPYSWVYFLVFILLTSITLLNVMVGIVVEAVGTISEAVKREQNAAEEENTSSDVCAADEVEKEIRKHLEQIEELLKKRTLFERVMVKESPIK
- a CDS encoding putative manganese-dependent inorganic diphosphatase, which translates into the protein MNVAKPIYVIGHRNPDTDSICSAVGYAHLKQAMGVNAVAARAGKVNKETKFALEYFHVEQPLLIPDLYPRVKDIAMDCKIVVRQHDTLRNLGEVLRENDLRSIPVTDSKGILVGIVSVSDLAKRYFQELGMTNLSDMRVRYRDIIRATDSNVLVAGEESETIKGQIRIAAGSVETIHKLIKENDIVLVGDRRTETILACIHQGIACLIVTGDGRVPAEALEAAETRGIFVLSTPYDTYTVARLINQCVPVRRIMHDNPVCFKPLDLLSDIKGTMEETNFRNYPVLENGRIVGLVSRDRLVVSEPAQVILVDHNERNQAVEGIEEAKIIEIIDHHRFGGISTSEPIYTHAEPVGCTATIVSNMHWQNDIDIPPSIAGLLLSAIISDTVLFKSPTCTPKDKKAAERLADIANVDLNAYGLEMLKAGSSIGNMSPMEIVRNDLKEFTIGAYRVIVSQTSVMDTKEIMAKEDELLAAMKTICDTEGFDLSLVMITDILEEATYLLFTGSPRTLIGEAFRKDTSGTHLYLPGVMSRKKQIIPPLSEAVKRIKT